The genome window TGCGCCGCCTGCAGCGCATAACTGAGTTCGCCCACCACCTGCTGAATATACCGCTCGCGATCCACGCGCCGTTCCTCCAGCGCGCTGGCAATGCGTTTATATTCCTCAGGCTGCGAAAAGCGAAACGCCAGATCTTCCAGCTCCCACTTGAGCTGACCAATCCCCAGCCGATTGGCCATGGGCGCAAACACGTAACGGGTAAATGCGGCTTCGCGCTTGATCATGTCGGCGGGCGCACCTTTCAGGTGACGCATGCGTAGCAGTTGATGCCCCAACAATAAAAATGCCAGTCGGACATCTTTCATCATCGACAGCAGCATCAATTGATGACCACCGGATTTCAAATCCGCACCACTGAGCCAGGGCGCATTCACGTCCAGCAGGCGACACATCTCGCCATAGGACTGGCCGATACGCGCCCCCAGCCGGGCTTCAATCGCGGCTTGACGAGCAAGCTCACCATCGAATGCCTCGTACAAAAAACCGGCAACGATCAGTTCGTAATCCACATTAAGCTGATTCAGAATCCCGGCGAGTTCATCTGCCAGGTCCACGCGACTGGACCGGCCTTCTTCGACCAATTGATGGGCGATTTCCAACTGGGCAATGGCGGCACGGCCCCAACTGGCATCGGGATTGAAGACGTAATTCATTTTCATGGCGCTATTGTACCGCGAAGATCACAGGGGGCACAGGGTGGCGGTGAATCTAGTCCAGATCGGCCTCGCTCAGGCCATATTGGGTCAGGCAGGGCTTGGCGGCCTTGGCTTGATTTCGGCCACTTTCCTTGGCGTCGTAAAGCGCCTGGTCGGCCTTTTCAATCAAACTGGTGGTCGTATCGCAATCGATGGCGGGCTCGCAACAGGCCACACCCAGACTGATGGTCACGTGGTCACTCACCTTGGAGTAGCCATGCGGCATATTCAGTTCATTCACGGCCTGATTGAGTTTTTTCGCCAGTTGAAATGCTGAGCGTAAATCATTTTCCGGCAGCACAATAACAAATTCCTCACCACCATAGCGGGCAAACAAATCAGTGGATCGGCGGAAAAACTTGTTCAAACATTCCACCACTAATCGTAGGCATTCATCGCCAGCCTGGTGGCCATAATTATCGTTATAGGGTTTGAAATAATCGATGTCGACCAGTATCAATGCCAGACTGGTTTTGGTGCGCATGGCACGCTTCCATTCGGTATCCAGAAATTCATCAAACCGTCTACGGTTAGCAATTCCCGTCAAGCCATCCAGGCTGGAAAGTCGCTGCAACTCGGCATTACTGTCTTCCAGCCTTCTCTGCAAATCACGTAACTGTCGGTAGGCTTCATCGCGCTCCATCTGCGCCAAATAGCTTTTAGTGTGCGCCCGAATGCGCGCAATCAATTCAATTTGATCCGGCAGCTTGACCAGATAATCACTGGCACCGGCACTAAATGCCAAGCTTTTATCACGTGGATCCTCACGCGAAGACAACACAATCACTGGCACCATTTCTGTAATCGTATTGGCGCGATAAAACCGTACCAGCGTCAAACCATCAATGTCCGGCATCACCAAATCCTGCAAAATCACCGTCGGCTTGATTTGATCTGCCATTTCCATCGCTTGTGACGGATCGCTGCAATAGTGAAATGCAATATCCTGCTCATCCGCGAGCATACGACGGATGGCCTCAGCAACCATGCGCTGATCATCCACCAACAGCACCACAGGATTACGAATACAGGTAATCGCTTGGTCCTCTGTGCTGAACTGCTCTGGTTGTTGCTTATCCATGATCCGCCTCGTAGCGTCGCATTAACGCCTTAGCGATATCTGCCGCTGCCAAAACATCGGTGGCAGCCCCCAAATCTACTGCGGCTTTTGGCATGCCATTCACCGCCGCACTTTTTTCGTCCTGGGCCACGGTATAAAATCCCGCCTGCTTCATTTCCAGCATGCCTGCAGCCCCATCTTCACCCATGCCAGACAATAACACTGCACAACAGGGAAGCCGCG of Gammaproteobacteria bacterium contains these proteins:
- a CDS encoding diguanylate cyclase; translated protein: MDKQQPEQFSTEDQAITCIRNPVVLLVDDQRMVAEAIRRMLADEQDIAFHYCSDPSQAMEMADQIKPTVILQDLVMPDIDGLTLVRFYRANTITEMVPVIVLSSREDPRDKSLAFSAGASDYLVKLPDQIELIARIRAHTKSYLAQMERDEAYRQLRDLQRRLEDSNAELQRLSSLDGLTGIANRRRFDEFLDTEWKRAMRTKTSLALILVDIDYFKPYNDNYGHQAGDECLRLVVECLNKFFRRSTDLFARYGGEEFVIVLPENDLRSAFQLAKKLNQAVNELNMPHGYSKVSDHVTISLGVACCEPAIDCDTTTSLIEKADQALYDAKESGRNQAKAAKPCLTQYGLSEADLD